A section of the Gloeobacter violaceus PCC 7421 genome encodes:
- a CDS encoding carbonic anhydrase — MKQHPGPHEAMIAAGLTPDEALERLLAGNCRFVAAKLENPHRTAAYVRSIAHSQHPFAVLVGCADSRVAPEILFDQGLGDLFVNRVAGNCVSDDILGSIEYAVEHLGCSLVLVLGHERCGAIQAAIAAATAGATFNGYVRHFIEAIRPAVEMCRAQAGDLDENALRANVLRNVEKIKTASDIIHSKLLSGEVKVLGGRYDLDDGVVTLLG, encoded by the coding sequence ATGAAGCAACACCCAGGGCCACACGAAGCAATGATCGCCGCCGGGCTGACGCCCGATGAGGCCCTGGAGCGTTTGTTGGCAGGCAATTGCCGCTTTGTGGCGGCCAAATTGGAGAATCCCCACCGCACGGCTGCCTACGTGCGCTCGATTGCCCACAGCCAGCATCCCTTCGCCGTCTTGGTCGGTTGCGCCGATTCGCGCGTCGCACCGGAGATCTTGTTCGATCAGGGATTGGGAGATCTGTTTGTCAACCGGGTGGCGGGCAATTGCGTGAGCGACGACATCCTCGGCAGCATCGAGTACGCCGTCGAGCACCTGGGTTGCTCGCTGGTGCTGGTGCTTGGCCACGAGCGCTGCGGGGCGATCCAGGCGGCGATCGCAGCGGCCACCGCTGGGGCGACCTTTAACGGCTATGTGCGCCACTTCATCGAGGCGATCCGCCCGGCGGTGGAAATGTGCCGGGCGCAAGCGGGCGATCTGGACGAAAACGCACTGCGGGCCAATGTGCTGCGCAATGTCGAGAAAATCAAGACGGCCTCCGATATCATCCACTCCAAGCTCCTGAGCGGTGAAGTCAAGGTGTTGGGGGGGCGCTACGACCTCGATGACGGTGTTGTGACGCTTTTGGGCTGA
- a CDS encoding chorismate--pyruvate lyase family protein, with protein MKQYCEVGPLADWWPGERAEAIALGALSPVQRLLMVTDGTVTELLAAYFLEPIAVRKLGPLVMRDLGERVYEREVLLTGRISGQAYVHAQSTILIDRLTADLREGLLATDKGIGELLREELTETYRELSGYWHEAAGGRAAYFGTDPEAPLLGRSYVVRCNQIPTMRITERFWAAAFA; from the coding sequence ATGAAGCAATATTGCGAAGTCGGGCCGCTGGCGGACTGGTGGCCTGGGGAGCGCGCCGAAGCGATCGCCCTGGGTGCCCTGTCGCCGGTACAGCGGCTGCTGATGGTCACCGACGGGACGGTGACCGAGTTGTTGGCGGCTTACTTTCTGGAGCCCATCGCCGTGCGCAAGCTCGGGCCGCTGGTGATGCGGGATTTGGGCGAGCGGGTCTACGAGCGCGAGGTGCTGCTGACGGGCCGCATCAGCGGGCAAGCTTACGTGCATGCCCAGTCGACTATCCTCATCGACCGGCTCACAGCCGATCTGCGCGAGGGACTGCTTGCCACCGACAAAGGGATCGGCGAGTTGCTGCGCGAGGAGCTCACCGAGACTTACCGCGAGTTGAGCGGCTACTGGCACGAGGCGGCGGGCGGCCGGGCCGCTTACTTCGGCACCGATCCTGAAGCGCCGCTGCTCGGGCGCAGTTATGTGGTGCGCTGCAACCAGATACCCACCATGCGGATCACGGAGCGCTTTTGGGCAGCGGCCTTCGCCTAG
- the hemG gene encoding protoporphyrinogen oxidase has translation MNTAEELLDVLVVGAGLSGLALAWKLKRAGCTFLVCQAGERVGGAITTAIADGFVCEGGPNSFQESPPLIELLTQLQLEDQIVTADPRLARFVWWENRLRSVPLTPAQLVRSDLLSWSGKARLLWELFVPALGEPREETVAEFVLRRFGEEVLSRLVDPLVSGMCAGDVGQLSIEATFERLVDLERRHGGVLRGLWRTARTRPPFKRLCTLRGGLEQLPQALAQRLQPQILLSHRLEALEHLAGDRWRAVVAGPQGEPVAIAARTVILSGSAHAMASVLRPLDAGLGRALESIYYPPVVSISLAYSKSQVPNAPEGFGHLIPRNQTLRSLGVIWNSSLFPHTAPPNWRLYTCFVGGTTDPATPNLSDTELASLAHRELQTVLGFQAGYQLLRVTRWPQAIPQYALGHPSKQERVERALLGLPGLFLVGNYFGGISLGDCVRHSGAVASRVLQFLTTVASNGSLRPA, from the coding sequence ATGAACACGGCCGAGGAATTGCTGGATGTACTGGTGGTGGGCGCTGGCCTGAGCGGGCTGGCGCTCGCCTGGAAACTCAAGCGGGCCGGCTGCACGTTCTTGGTCTGTCAGGCGGGCGAGCGGGTGGGCGGAGCGATCACCACCGCGATCGCCGACGGTTTTGTATGCGAGGGGGGTCCGAACAGTTTTCAAGAATCCCCACCCCTCATCGAGCTGTTGACCCAGTTGCAACTCGAAGATCAAATCGTCACCGCCGATCCGCGCCTGGCGCGCTTTGTTTGGTGGGAGAACCGCCTGCGCTCGGTGCCGCTCACCCCGGCGCAGCTGGTGCGCTCCGACTTACTCAGTTGGTCCGGTAAAGCCCGGCTGCTGTGGGAGTTGTTCGTCCCGGCCCTAGGCGAGCCCCGCGAGGAGACGGTGGCCGAATTTGTCCTGCGCCGCTTCGGCGAAGAAGTCCTCTCGCGGCTGGTCGATCCGCTGGTTTCGGGGATGTGCGCGGGCGATGTCGGCCAGTTGAGCATCGAAGCCACCTTCGAGCGGCTGGTCGATCTGGAGCGCCGCCACGGCGGGGTGCTGCGGGGTTTGTGGCGGACTGCCCGCACCCGCCCACCCTTCAAGCGCCTCTGCACGTTGCGCGGCGGCCTGGAGCAGTTGCCCCAGGCACTCGCCCAGCGCCTGCAGCCGCAAATCCTGCTTTCCCACCGCCTCGAGGCGCTTGAACACCTGGCCGGGGATCGCTGGCGGGCGGTGGTGGCCGGTCCGCAGGGCGAGCCGGTGGCAATTGCGGCGCGCACGGTGATTCTGTCGGGTTCCGCCCACGCCATGGCTTCGGTCTTGCGTCCCCTGGACGCCGGTCTCGGACGCGCCCTTGAAAGCATTTACTACCCACCGGTCGTGAGCATCAGTCTCGCCTACTCCAAAAGCCAGGTGCCCAACGCGCCGGAGGGCTTCGGGCATTTGATTCCCCGCAACCAGACCCTGCGCAGTCTCGGGGTGATCTGGAACAGCAGCCTCTTTCCCCATACCGCCCCACCCAACTGGCGGCTCTATACCTGTTTTGTGGGCGGCACCACCGATCCGGCCACCCCCAACCTCAGCGACACCGAACTGGCCAGCCTCGCCCACCGCGAACTGCAGACGGTCCTCGGTTTCCAGGCGGGCTATCAACTGCTGCGCGTGACGCGCTGGCCCCAGGCCATCCCCCAGTACGCCCTCGGCCATCCCAGCAAGCAGGAGCGGGTCGAACGGGCGCTGTTGGGACTGCCGGGGTTGTTCCTGGTCGGCAATTACTTCGGCGGCATCTCCCTGGGAGATTGCGTGCGCCATTCCGGTGCGGTCGCCTCCCGCGTACTGCAGTTTTTAACCACGGTGGCCAGCAACGGCAGCCTGCGCCCGGCCTGA
- a CDS encoding peptide ABC transporter substrate-binding protein: protein MVPLPRALARSWPALLAGLAVAGCSSQAEEIYFGRLDPPPENILRVGNGHEPRSFDPHKSIAYPEGHVYLNIYEGLASRDGKTLEPRPAIATGWRTTADRRRWIFALRRGARFSDGVPITAHDFVFSWRRLVEPERASPYIFAAYGIKNARAICEGKLPIDALGVQALDDFTLAVDLEQPTPYFDKLVTAWAFVALPRHVIERRGDRWTQPEHLVASGPFRLAEHVPYHQIVLEKNPFYWDRRNVQLERVYLYPVADGAQNVNLYRAGEIDVMRGGYLPLPMIPRLSRKRDFQRGPYFASRYYSYNLARKPFDDVRVRRALSLAVDRAVLAAKFIGNGEVPAGGVVPPIVPGYRAPEAVGFDPERARRLLAEAGYPGGRGFPAFSLTLFTRDDVRKVGEAIQSMWKHTLGIDVRLESEEGQTYTARLERRDFAVTTDGWVGDYIDPTAFLDIFAEANANNHSGWTDPRYGALLRQASVEPDARRRLALLAAAEARLVEESPIIPLTYMALNYLKKPWVQGWYVDPLEQHQFKYVRIERGWQAATSGTPAHGL, encoded by the coding sequence ATGGTGCCGCTGCCCCGGGCCCTCGCGCGATCGTGGCCGGCGTTGCTGGCGGGCCTGGCTGTGGCCGGTTGCAGCAGCCAGGCCGAGGAGATCTACTTTGGTCGCCTGGACCCGCCGCCCGAGAACATCCTGCGGGTGGGTAACGGCCACGAACCGCGTTCGTTCGACCCCCACAAGTCGATCGCCTACCCGGAAGGCCACGTCTATCTGAACATTTACGAAGGACTGGCCAGCCGCGACGGCAAGACCCTCGAACCCCGTCCGGCCATCGCCACCGGTTGGCGGACCACCGCCGACCGTCGCCGCTGGATTTTTGCACTGCGCCGGGGAGCGCGCTTCAGCGACGGTGTACCGATCACCGCCCACGACTTTGTATTTAGCTGGCGGCGGCTGGTGGAGCCGGAGCGCGCCTCGCCCTACATCTTTGCCGCCTACGGCATCAAGAACGCCCGCGCCATCTGCGAGGGCAAACTCCCGATCGATGCGCTCGGTGTGCAGGCCCTGGACGATTTCACCCTGGCAGTCGACCTGGAGCAGCCGACGCCCTACTTTGACAAACTGGTCACCGCCTGGGCCTTCGTCGCCCTGCCGCGCCACGTCATCGAGCGCCGGGGAGACCGCTGGACGCAGCCTGAGCATCTGGTGGCAAGCGGCCCGTTTCGTCTGGCTGAACATGTCCCTTACCACCAGATTGTGCTGGAGAAAAATCCGTTCTACTGGGACCGGCGCAACGTGCAGCTGGAGAGGGTCTACCTCTATCCGGTGGCTGACGGAGCCCAGAATGTCAATCTCTACCGAGCCGGGGAAATCGACGTGATGCGCGGCGGCTACCTGCCCCTGCCGATGATCCCGCGCCTCAGCCGGAAGCGCGATTTCCAGCGCGGCCCCTATTTTGCCTCGCGCTACTACAGCTACAACCTGGCCCGCAAACCCTTCGACGACGTGCGGGTGCGCCGGGCTTTGAGTCTCGCTGTCGATCGCGCCGTCCTCGCAGCCAAATTCATCGGCAATGGTGAGGTGCCCGCCGGTGGCGTCGTGCCGCCCATCGTTCCGGGTTACCGGGCGCCTGAGGCCGTGGGTTTCGACCCCGAGCGCGCCCGCCGGTTGCTTGCCGAGGCAGGCTATCCGGGCGGCCGGGGTTTTCCGGCCTTCAGCCTCACTTTGTTTACCCGCGACGACGTGCGCAAAGTGGGCGAGGCGATCCAGAGCATGTGGAAGCACACCCTGGGTATCGACGTGCGGCTGGAGAGCGAGGAAGGCCAGACCTACACCGCCCGCCTGGAGCGGCGCGATTTTGCGGTGACCACCGACGGTTGGGTGGGCGATTACATCGATCCGACCGCCTTTTTGGACATCTTTGCGGAGGCGAACGCCAACAACCACTCGGGCTGGACCGATCCGCGCTACGGCGCACTGCTCAGACAGGCGAGCGTCGAACCTGACGCGCGTCGCCGCTTGGCGCTTCTGGCTGCAGCCGAGGCGCGGCTGGTCGAAGAGTCGCCGATCATCCCCCTCACCTATATGGCGCTCAATTACCTCAAAAAACCCTGGGTGCAGGGTTGGTACGTCGATCCGCTCGAACAGCACCAGTTCAAGTACGTGCGCATCGAGCGCGGGTGGCAGGCGGCAACCAGCGGCACCCCCGCCCATGGGCTTTAA
- a CDS encoding MBOAT family O-acyltransferase has protein sequence MLFNSHLFIYLFLPVVLMLFFQIGKRGGQKPATLWLIAASLAFYAYWKSAYLLLLIASITFNYAVGTWMGREFAGQTPQAKLLLGVSVAANLGLLAYYKYTDFFLASTNAIWGTGFALPNIVLPLAISFFTFNQIAYLVDAYQGKVEEYDFFNYCLFIVFFPHLIAGPIVHHRDIIPQFNKFNFSVDSACVGLGLTIFSAGLFKKVVFADSIAAYATPVFAAASMGVELTAAEAWLGALAYTLQLYFDFSGYSDMAVGLALLFGIRFPWNFDAPYKAASIIDFWRRWHITLSQFLRDYLYIPLGGNRKGPARRFVNLMITMLLGGLWHGANWTFVAWGALHGFYIVLNHLWNDLQRRRGGARSPLAPGIGTAVTFVAVVAGWVIFRCDSLAAAGTMFKSMAGMHAANAAAGLFPHLGFADPDWVPLLSLAGLLVICWWTPSLKSLVERYEKDPPPAEGWSLRWRPSGGWAVCVGVIAWLALMSLARPTEFLYYQF, from the coding sequence ATGCTATTTAACTCGCATCTATTTATTTATTTGTTTTTGCCCGTGGTGCTGATGTTGTTTTTTCAGATCGGCAAACGGGGAGGACAAAAACCGGCGACCCTCTGGCTGATTGCCGCTTCACTGGCGTTTTATGCTTACTGGAAAAGCGCCTACCTGTTGCTGTTGATCGCTTCGATCACATTCAATTATGCTGTCGGAACCTGGATGGGCCGAGAGTTTGCGGGGCAGACTCCCCAGGCGAAGCTGCTGCTGGGGGTCAGTGTCGCTGCGAATCTGGGCCTGCTTGCCTACTACAAATACACCGACTTTTTTCTGGCGAGTACCAACGCGATCTGGGGCACCGGCTTTGCACTGCCCAATATTGTTCTTCCGCTCGCGATTTCGTTTTTTACCTTTAATCAGATTGCCTATCTGGTCGATGCTTATCAGGGCAAAGTCGAAGAGTACGATTTTTTTAATTACTGCCTGTTTATCGTCTTCTTTCCCCATCTGATCGCCGGTCCCATCGTCCACCACCGCGACATTATTCCTCAATTCAACAAATTCAACTTTTCTGTTGATAGTGCCTGTGTAGGCCTGGGGCTGACAATCTTCAGCGCCGGTCTGTTTAAAAAAGTGGTCTTTGCCGACAGCATCGCCGCCTACGCCACTCCGGTCTTCGCGGCGGCTTCAATGGGCGTGGAACTGACGGCCGCCGAGGCGTGGCTCGGCGCCCTCGCCTACACCCTGCAGCTTTATTTTGATTTCTCGGGCTACTCCGACATGGCGGTGGGGCTGGCGCTGCTCTTCGGGATTCGCTTTCCCTGGAACTTCGACGCGCCCTATAAAGCGGCGAGCATCATCGACTTCTGGCGGCGCTGGCACATCACCCTGTCGCAGTTTTTGCGCGATTACCTGTACATCCCGCTGGGGGGCAACCGCAAAGGCCCCGCCCGCCGCTTCGTCAACTTGATGATCACGATGCTGTTGGGCGGGCTCTGGCACGGCGCCAATTGGACTTTTGTAGCCTGGGGGGCCCTGCACGGTTTCTATATTGTCCTCAACCACCTCTGGAACGACCTGCAGCGCAGGCGCGGTGGCGCTCGCAGTCCCCTGGCTCCAGGAATCGGCACTGCCGTTACCTTTGTTGCCGTGGTGGCCGGCTGGGTGATCTTCCGCTGCGACAGCCTGGCGGCGGCGGGGACGATGTTCAAGAGTATGGCCGGGATGCATGCCGCAAATGCCGCAGCGGGCCTGTTTCCGCATCTGGGCTTTGCGGATCCCGACTGGGTGCCGCTGTTGTCGCTCGCAGGCTTGCTGGTGATCTGCTGGTGGACCCCGAGCCTCAAATCGCTGGTGGAGCGCTACGAAAAAGATCCGCCGCCGGCCGAGGGCTGGTCGCTGCGCTGGCGGCCGAGCGGCGGCTGGGCCGTTTGTGTCGGGGTGATTGCCTGGCTCGCGCTGATGTCCCTGGCTAGGCCCACCGAATTTCTCTACTACCAGTTTTGA